The following coding sequences are from one Geodermatophilus normandii window:
- the der gene encoding ribosome biogenesis GTPase Der gives MSEEGTGGPLPVVAIVGRPNVGKSTLVNRILGRRAAVVQDIPGVTRDRISYEGLWNGRRFTVTDTGGWDPKAEGLGASISRQAEFAMRTADVIVLVVDSSVGATDTDLAAARILRRSDRPVIVVANKVDDERSESNAAELWSLGLGEPQPVSALHGRGSGDLLDLVLDALPEAPREQPEEGGPRRVALVGRPNVGKSSLLNRLAKEERSVVDSVAGTTVDPVDSIISLGGEEWRFVDTAGLRRKVNTASGTEYYASLRTEAAIQAAEVAVVLLAADEVISEQDQRVITQVIEAGRALVIAFNKWDAIDEDRHAQLEREIERDLARVRWASRINISAASGRGVGKLANHLRAAIASWETRVPTAELNAYVRQLVQETPPPARGGRAPKIKYVTQADVRPPRFVVFSTGFLEAGYRRFLERKLRERWGFNGTPLDISVKVREGRGNEKRG, from the coding sequence ATGAGCGAGGAGGGCACGGGCGGTCCGCTGCCGGTGGTGGCGATCGTCGGCCGGCCCAACGTGGGCAAGTCGACGCTGGTCAACCGGATCCTGGGACGGCGCGCCGCGGTGGTGCAGGACATCCCGGGGGTCACCCGCGACCGCATCTCCTACGAGGGGCTGTGGAACGGGCGGCGGTTCACCGTCACCGACACCGGCGGCTGGGACCCCAAGGCCGAGGGGCTGGGCGCCTCGATCAGCCGGCAGGCGGAGTTCGCGATGCGCACCGCCGACGTGATCGTCCTCGTCGTCGACAGCTCCGTCGGCGCCACCGACACCGACCTGGCCGCCGCCCGCATCCTGCGCCGCAGCGACCGGCCGGTGATCGTCGTCGCCAACAAGGTCGACGACGAGCGCAGCGAGTCCAACGCCGCCGAGCTGTGGTCGCTGGGGCTGGGGGAGCCGCAGCCGGTGAGCGCGCTGCACGGGCGCGGGTCCGGCGACCTGCTCGACCTGGTGCTCGACGCGCTGCCCGAGGCGCCGCGCGAGCAGCCCGAGGAGGGCGGCCCGCGCCGGGTGGCGCTGGTGGGCCGGCCGAACGTGGGCAAGTCCAGCCTGCTCAACCGGCTGGCCAAGGAGGAGCGCTCGGTCGTCGACTCCGTCGCCGGCACCACCGTGGACCCGGTCGACTCGATCATCAGCCTGGGCGGCGAGGAGTGGCGGTTCGTCGACACCGCCGGCCTGCGCCGCAAGGTGAACACCGCCAGCGGCACCGAGTACTACGCCAGCCTGCGCACCGAGGCCGCCATCCAGGCCGCCGAGGTCGCCGTCGTGCTGCTGGCCGCCGACGAGGTGATCAGCGAGCAGGACCAGCGGGTGATCACCCAGGTCATCGAGGCCGGCCGCGCGCTGGTGATCGCGTTCAACAAGTGGGACGCCATCGACGAGGACCGGCACGCCCAGCTGGAGCGCGAGATCGAGCGCGACCTCGCCCGGGTGCGGTGGGCCTCGCGGATCAACATCTCGGCGGCCAGCGGCCGCGGCGTCGGCAAGCTCGCCAACCACCTGCGCGCGGCGATCGCCTCCTGGGAGACCCGGGTGCCGACCGCGGAGCTCAACGCCTACGTCCGCCAGCTGGTGCAGGAGACGCCGCCGCCGGCCCGCGGCGGCCGCGCGCCGAAGATCAAGTACGTGACGCAGGCCGACGTCCGGCCGCCCCGGTTCGTCGTCTTCTCCACCGGCTTCCTGGAGGCCGGCTACCGGCGGTTCCTCGAGCGCAAGCTGCGCGAGCGCTGGGGCTTCAACGGCACGCCGCTGGACATCTCGGTGAAGGTCCGCGAGGGCCGGGGGAACGAGAAGCGCGGCTGA
- the cmk gene encoding (d)CMP kinase, which translates to MSERRFSGQVTLDGPSGTGKSSVARAVAARLGAAYLDTGAMYRAATVAVIDAGVDPDDADAVARVVGGARIEVGTTAGVEQVEVDGTDVAERIRGAEVTRTVSAVSAVPAVRRQLVDQQRALVASADAVVVEGRDIGTVVLPGATLKVYLTAAPEVRAERRALQLGIDDPAEVAAIAADLRRRDEYDSSRADSPLRPAADAVVVDSTDLDREAVVDRVVGLALSAVGAGERT; encoded by the coding sequence GTGAGCGAGCGGCGGTTCAGCGGTCAGGTGACCCTCGACGGGCCGTCGGGGACGGGCAAGTCCAGCGTGGCGCGGGCGGTGGCCGCCCGGCTCGGGGCGGCCTACCTCGACACCGGCGCCATGTACCGCGCCGCGACCGTGGCCGTCATCGACGCGGGCGTGGACCCGGACGACGCCGACGCCGTGGCCCGCGTGGTCGGCGGCGCCCGCATCGAGGTGGGGACGACGGCCGGCGTGGAGCAGGTGGAGGTCGACGGCACCGACGTCGCCGAGCGGATCCGCGGCGCCGAGGTGACCCGCACCGTGTCCGCGGTGTCCGCGGTGCCCGCGGTGCGCCGGCAGCTGGTCGACCAGCAGCGCGCGCTCGTGGCCTCGGCCGACGCCGTCGTCGTCGAGGGCCGGGACATCGGCACCGTGGTGCTGCCCGGCGCGACGCTGAAGGTCTACCTGACCGCGGCGCCGGAGGTCCGCGCGGAGCGGCGGGCCCTGCAGCTCGGGATCGACGACCCGGCGGAGGTGGCCGCGATCGCGGCCGACCTGCGCCGCCGGGACGAGTACGACAGCAGCCGCGCGGACAGCCCGCTGCGGCCGGCCGCCGACGCGGTGGTCGTGGACAGCACCGACCTGGACCGGGAGGCCGTCGTCGACCGCGTCGTCGGCCTGGCGCTCTCGGCGGTCGGGGCAGGGGAGAGGACATGA
- the aroH gene encoding chorismate mutase translates to MAVRAIRGATQVDADDRDQVLEATRELVSTVVERNGLDHDDIISILFTATPDLVSEFPALAARELGMGDVPLMCATEIGVAHALPRVLRLMAHVETDRPRAEIQHVYLRGAVALRRDIAQ, encoded by the coding sequence GTGGCCGTACGGGCCATCCGCGGCGCGACACAGGTGGACGCCGACGACCGCGACCAGGTCCTCGAGGCCACCCGCGAGCTGGTGAGCACCGTGGTCGAGCGCAACGGCCTCGACCACGACGACATCATCAGCATCCTGTTCACGGCCACCCCGGACCTCGTCTCGGAGTTCCCGGCGCTGGCCGCCCGCGAGCTCGGGATGGGCGACGTGCCGCTGATGTGCGCCACGGAGATCGGGGTCGCCCACGCGCTGCCGCGGGTGCTGCGGCTGATGGCGCACGTGGAGACCGACCGGCCGCGCGCGGAGATCCAGCACGTGTACCTGCGGGGTGCCGTGGCGCTGCGACGGGACATCGCGCAGTGA
- a CDS encoding aldose 1-epimerase family protein, with product MSLPPTGEQHVLRAGDAEAVVVEVGGGLRTYRAGGRDVVDGYDAGEMAPDVRGNVLAPWPNRLRDGEWSWDGAALRTPVTEPERGTAIHGLVRHVAWRLLARSADSVVLEHLLYPQPGYPFTLRLRVGYELSADGLRVTTTATNEGGADLPYGEGHHPYLAAGPGVRVDDCTLTLPAATRLLTDDRLLPVGSEPVQGTPFDLRGGRPVGDLVVDDCFTDLARDADGAAEVRLVRPDGSGAAVWMDASYGYLQVFTGDVVQPPSRRRQGLAVEPMTCPPDALRSGEALVRLAPGESTTGTWGIRPL from the coding sequence GTGAGCCTCCCGCCCACAGGCGAGCAGCACGTCCTCCGCGCCGGGGACGCCGAGGCCGTCGTCGTCGAGGTCGGCGGCGGCCTGCGCACCTACCGCGCCGGCGGCCGCGACGTCGTCGACGGGTACGACGCCGGCGAGATGGCTCCCGACGTACGGGGCAACGTCCTCGCCCCGTGGCCCAACCGGCTCCGGGACGGCGAGTGGTCCTGGGACGGCGCCGCGCTGCGCACCCCGGTGACGGAGCCCGAGCGGGGGACGGCGATCCACGGCCTGGTGCGGCACGTGGCCTGGCGGCTGCTGGCCCGGTCGGCGGACTCCGTGGTGCTGGAGCACCTGCTGTACCCGCAGCCGGGCTATCCCTTCACCCTGCGACTGCGGGTGGGCTACGAGCTGTCCGCGGACGGGCTGCGGGTGACCACCACCGCCACCAACGAGGGCGGCGCCGACCTGCCCTACGGCGAGGGCCACCACCCCTACCTCGCCGCCGGCCCGGGCGTGCGGGTCGACGACTGCACCCTGACCCTGCCCGCCGCCACCCGGCTGCTCACCGACGACCGGCTGCTGCCGGTGGGGAGCGAGCCGGTGCAGGGGACGCCGTTCGACCTGCGCGGGGGACGGCCGGTCGGCGACCTCGTCGTCGACGACTGCTTCACCGACCTCGCACGGGACGCCGACGGTGCCGCCGAGGTCCGTCTCGTCCGCCCCGACGGCAGCGGCGCCGCCGTCTGGATGGACGCCTCCTACGGCTACCTGCAGGTCTTCACCGGCGACGTCGTCCAGCCGCCGTCGCGCCGGCGGCAGGGGCTGGCCGTCGAGCCGATGACCTGCCCGCCGGACGCGCTGCGCTCCGGCGAGGCCCTCGTGCGACTGGCGCCGGGGGAGTCGACGACCGGAACCTGGGGCATCCGCCCCCTCTGA
- a CDS encoding ABC transporter ATP-binding protein, with the protein MATVTYDSATRLYPGADRPAVDALDLEVADGEFLVLVGPSGCGKSTSLRMLAGLEDVDGGRILIGERDVTDLPAKARDIAMVFQNYALYPHMTVADNMGFALKMAKVGKAEIGERVREAARLLDLEQYLDRKPRALSGGQRQRVAMGRAIVRKPQVFLMDEPLSNLDAKLRVQTRTQIAQLQRRLGITTVYVTHDQTEAMTMGDRVAVLKDGLLMQAGRPRELYDRPRNVFVAGFIGSPAMNLVELPVAEGGVRLGDAVHPVERELLGRADADRVVLGVRPEDLEVTAQGLPVEVDVVEELGADAYVYGHADLDGQRHTVTVRVDGRRPPLKGDLLHVSPRAGHVHLFSTVDGERLG; encoded by the coding sequence ATGGCCACCGTCACCTACGACTCCGCGACCCGCCTCTACCCCGGCGCCGACCGTCCCGCCGTCGACGCGCTGGACCTGGAGGTCGCCGACGGCGAGTTCCTCGTCCTCGTGGGCCCCTCCGGCTGCGGCAAGTCGACGTCGCTGCGGATGCTGGCCGGTCTGGAGGACGTCGACGGCGGCCGCATCCTCATCGGCGAGCGCGACGTCACCGACCTGCCCGCCAAGGCGCGCGACATCGCGATGGTGTTCCAGAACTACGCGCTGTACCCGCACATGACCGTGGCCGACAACATGGGCTTCGCGCTCAAGATGGCGAAGGTCGGCAAGGCCGAGATCGGCGAGCGGGTCCGCGAGGCGGCGCGGCTGCTCGACCTCGAGCAGTACCTGGACCGCAAGCCGCGGGCGCTGTCGGGCGGTCAGCGGCAGCGGGTGGCGATGGGCCGGGCGATCGTGCGCAAGCCGCAGGTGTTCCTCATGGACGAGCCGCTGTCCAACCTCGACGCCAAGCTGCGGGTGCAGACCCGCACGCAGATCGCCCAGCTGCAGCGGCGGCTGGGGATCACCACGGTCTACGTCACCCACGACCAGACCGAGGCCATGACGATGGGCGACCGGGTGGCGGTGCTCAAGGACGGCCTGCTCATGCAGGCCGGCCGGCCCCGGGAGCTCTACGACCGGCCGCGCAACGTGTTCGTCGCGGGCTTCATCGGCTCGCCGGCCATGAACCTCGTCGAGCTGCCGGTGGCCGAGGGCGGGGTCCGCCTCGGCGACGCCGTGCACCCGGTCGAGCGCGAGCTGCTCGGCCGCGCGGACGCCGACCGGGTGGTGCTCGGCGTCCGGCCCGAGGACCTCGAGGTCACCGCGCAGGGCCTGCCGGTGGAGGTCGACGTCGTCGAGGAGCTCGGCGCCGACGCCTACGTGTACGGGCACGCCGACCTCGACGGGCAGCGGCACACCGTGACCGTGCGGGTCGACGGCCGCCGTCCGCCGTTGAAGGGCGACCTGCTGCACGTGAGCCCGCGCGCCGGCCACGTGCACCTGTTCTCCACCGTCGACGGCGAGCGGCTCGGGTGA
- a CDS encoding FGGY-family carbohydrate kinase, whose product MAQAGGLDDVAAVAVGGQQHGMVCLDEDGEVVRDALLWNDTRSAGAAADLTRELGDGQAGRQAWADAVGLVPVASFTVTKLRWLAQAEPENAARTAAVCLPHDWLTWVLAGRPGLDALVTDRGDASGTGYWSAATGEYRPDLLERAFGATPHLPRVLGPAEAAGTSTTGAVLGPGTGDNAAAALGLAAEPGDVVLSVGTSGVVSIVSDTPAADPTGAVAGFADATGRFLPLVATLNAARVLDATARLLGVDHEELSRLALSAPAGAGGLVVVPYLEGERTPDRPTSTGAVHGLTLATSTPAHLARAAVEGLLCGLADGLDAVRATGAEVRRVLLVGGGARSEAVRRIAPAVLGVPVLVPPPGEYVADGAARQAAWVLSGAAAAPEWARPGTEVHEADPTPAVRERYAEVRDLTAQRA is encoded by the coding sequence GTGGCCCAGGCCGGCGGCCTCGACGACGTGGCGGCGGTCGCCGTCGGCGGCCAGCAGCACGGCATGGTCTGCCTCGACGAGGACGGGGAGGTCGTCCGCGACGCGCTGCTGTGGAACGACACCCGCTCGGCCGGTGCCGCCGCCGACCTCACCCGCGAGCTCGGCGACGGCCAGGCGGGGCGTCAGGCCTGGGCCGACGCCGTCGGGCTGGTGCCGGTGGCCTCCTTCACCGTCACCAAGCTGCGCTGGCTGGCGCAGGCCGAGCCGGAGAACGCCGCGCGCACCGCGGCGGTGTGCCTGCCGCACGACTGGCTGACGTGGGTGCTGGCCGGCCGCCCCGGACTGGACGCGCTGGTCACCGACCGCGGTGACGCCAGCGGCACCGGCTACTGGTCGGCGGCCACGGGGGAGTACCGCCCCGACCTGCTCGAGCGCGCCTTCGGCGCCACGCCGCACCTGCCGCGGGTGCTCGGGCCGGCCGAGGCCGCCGGGACCTCGACGACCGGCGCGGTGCTCGGACCGGGCACCGGCGACAACGCCGCGGCCGCCCTCGGCCTGGCCGCGGAGCCCGGCGACGTCGTCCTGTCGGTCGGCACCTCCGGCGTCGTCTCGATCGTCTCGGACACCCCGGCCGCCGACCCCACCGGAGCGGTGGCCGGGTTCGCCGACGCCACGGGCCGGTTCCTCCCGCTGGTCGCCACCCTCAACGCCGCCCGCGTCCTCGACGCGACCGCCCGGCTGCTCGGCGTCGACCACGAGGAGCTGTCCCGGCTGGCGCTGTCGGCTCCGGCCGGCGCCGGCGGCCTGGTCGTCGTCCCCTACCTGGAGGGCGAGCGGACGCCGGACAGGCCGACGTCGACCGGCGCCGTGCACGGGCTGACGCTGGCCACCTCGACGCCGGCGCACCTGGCCCGTGCCGCCGTCGAGGGGCTGCTGTGCGGCCTGGCCGACGGCCTCGACGCCGTCCGCGCCACCGGAGCCGAGGTCCGCCGCGTGCTGCTCGTCGGTGGCGGTGCCCGCTCCGAGGCGGTCCGCCGCATCGCCCCGGCCGTCCTCGGTGTGCCGGTGCTCGTGCCGCCGCCGGGGGAGTACGTCGCCGACGGCGCCGCCCGCCAGGCGGCGTGGGTGCTGTCCGGCGCGGCCGCGGCGCCGGAGTGGGCGCGGCCGGGCACCGAGGTCCACGAGGCCGACCCGACCCCCGCCGTCCGCGAGCGCTACGCCGAGGTCCGCGACCTCACCGCCCAGCGCGCCTGA
- the xylA gene encoding xylose isomerase: MTQPTREDRFSFGLWTVGWNARDPFGEATRPPIDPVESVHRLAELGAYGVTFHDDDLIPFGTESGERDKIIERFKGALEETGLVVPMATTNLFTHPVFKEGALTANDRGVRRFAMRKVMRNMDLAAELGATTYVLWGGREGAEVDGAKDLTAALDRFRESIDTLAQYSEDRGYGLRFALEPKPNEPRGDIFLPTIGHAIAFISTLEHADLVGVNPEVGHEQMAGLNYTHGIAQALWQGKLFHIDLNGQHGIKYDQDLVFGHGDVLSAFATVDLLEHGGPNGGPAYDGPRHFDYKPLRTEDLKGVWESAAANMRTYLLLKERAAAFRADPEVQEALADAAVPELAQPTLEGGSYEELLADRSAFEDYDAEAAGARRGGQVRLSQLAVEHLLGARG; this comes from the coding sequence ATGACCCAGCCCACCCGCGAGGACCGCTTCTCCTTCGGCCTGTGGACCGTGGGCTGGAACGCCCGCGACCCGTTCGGCGAGGCGACCCGTCCGCCGATCGACCCGGTCGAGAGCGTGCACCGCCTGGCCGAGCTCGGCGCCTACGGCGTCACCTTCCACGACGACGACCTGATCCCGTTCGGCACCGAGAGCGGCGAGCGCGACAAGATCATCGAGCGCTTCAAGGGCGCCCTCGAGGAGACCGGCCTCGTGGTGCCGATGGCGACCACCAACCTGTTCACCCACCCGGTGTTCAAGGAGGGCGCGCTCACCGCCAACGACCGCGGCGTCCGCCGGTTCGCCATGCGCAAGGTCATGCGCAACATGGACCTCGCCGCCGAGCTCGGCGCCACGACGTACGTGCTGTGGGGCGGGCGCGAGGGCGCGGAGGTCGACGGCGCCAAGGACCTCACCGCGGCGCTGGACCGCTTCCGCGAGAGCATCGACACCCTCGCCCAGTACTCCGAGGACCGCGGCTACGGCCTGCGCTTCGCGCTGGAGCCCAAGCCCAACGAGCCGCGCGGCGACATCTTCCTGCCCACCATCGGGCACGCGATCGCCTTCATCAGCACCCTCGAGCACGCCGACCTGGTGGGCGTGAACCCCGAGGTCGGGCACGAGCAGATGGCCGGGCTGAACTACACGCACGGCATCGCCCAGGCGCTGTGGCAGGGCAAGCTCTTCCACATCGACCTCAACGGCCAGCACGGCATCAAGTACGACCAGGACCTCGTCTTCGGCCACGGTGACGTGCTGAGCGCCTTCGCCACCGTCGACCTGCTCGAGCACGGCGGCCCGAACGGCGGCCCGGCCTACGACGGCCCCCGCCACTTCGACTACAAGCCGCTGCGCACCGAGGACCTCAAGGGCGTGTGGGAGTCGGCCGCGGCGAACATGCGCACCTACCTGCTGCTCAAGGAGCGGGCCGCCGCCTTCCGCGCGGACCCGGAGGTCCAGGAGGCCCTCGCCGACGCCGCGGTGCCCGAGCTCGCGCAGCCGACCCTCGAGGGCGGCTCGTACGAGGAGCTGCTGGCCGACCGCTCGGCGTTCGAGGACTACGACGCCGAGGCCGCCGGTGCCCGCCGCGGCGGCCAGGTCCGGCTCTCGCAGCTCGCCGTCGAGCACCTGCTCGGCGCCCGCGGCTGA
- a CDS encoding ROK family transcriptional regulator: protein MPVPVSSPEGIRAGPGTPRRANLARVLRTVCTADAPPSRADVAAATGMTRATAARLADDLVAGGLLDEVEATPSGRRGRPATPLAPGSRVVALGLQADAGLLAGRVLDLRGRVVSERVEPGDLRGSDPAATLARLGALAAGLLGGLPDGTRVAGAGLALPGIVDGATGVLLRAPNLGWSDVRPADLLAPRLPGGLDAVPGNEADLAARTVAETAPGRPGPHRDFVYLSGQIGIGGATVLDGRVMCGSSGWAGEMGHVCVDPDGPACRCGSTGCLEQYAGRDALLAAAGLPRGTAPGELARRAAGGDPAAAAAVAGAARALGVALAGVLNVLDVPVVVLGGHLGELAGLLRPALEEHLGRRVLSARWRRPRVEAAPGAPAAGATGAALRALADVVDDPARWLGAH, encoded by the coding sequence GTGCCCGTGCCGGTGTCGAGTCCCGAGGGCATCCGCGCGGGACCGGGCACTCCCCGCCGGGCCAACCTCGCCCGGGTGCTGCGGACGGTGTGCACCGCCGACGCCCCACCGTCGCGTGCCGACGTCGCGGCCGCCACCGGGATGACCCGCGCCACGGCCGCCCGCCTGGCCGACGACCTCGTCGCCGGCGGCCTGCTCGACGAGGTGGAGGCGACGCCGTCGGGCCGCCGGGGCCGGCCGGCCACGCCTCTCGCCCCGGGCTCCCGGGTCGTCGCGCTGGGCCTGCAGGCAGACGCCGGCCTGCTCGCCGGCCGGGTGCTCGACCTGCGCGGCCGGGTGGTGAGCGAGCGGGTCGAGCCCGGCGACCTGCGCGGCAGCGACCCCGCGGCCACCCTGGCCCGCCTGGGCGCCCTGGCCGCCGGCCTGCTCGGCGGGCTGCCCGACGGCACCCGGGTGGCCGGCGCCGGCCTCGCGCTGCCCGGCATCGTCGACGGCGCCACCGGCGTGCTGCTGCGCGCGCCGAACCTCGGCTGGTCCGACGTCCGCCCGGCCGACCTGCTCGCGCCCCGGCTGCCCGGCGGGCTGGACGCGGTGCCCGGCAACGAGGCCGACCTCGCCGCGCGCACCGTGGCCGAGACCGCGCCCGGCCGTCCCGGCCCGCACCGCGACTTCGTCTACCTCTCGGGTCAGATCGGCATCGGCGGCGCCACGGTGCTCGACGGCCGCGTCATGTGCGGCAGCTCGGGCTGGGCCGGCGAGATGGGCCACGTGTGCGTCGACCCCGACGGGCCGGCCTGCCGCTGCGGCTCCACCGGCTGCCTCGAGCAGTACGCCGGGCGCGACGCCCTGCTCGCCGCCGCCGGGCTGCCCCGCGGCACCGCCCCCGGCGAGCTGGCCCGGCGCGCGGCCGGTGGCGACCCGGCCGCGGCCGCGGCGGTGGCCGGCGCGGCGCGCGCGCTGGGCGTCGCGCTCGCCGGCGTGCTCAACGTGCTCGACGTGCCGGTCGTGGTCCTCGGCGGCCACCTCGGCGAGCTCGCCGGCCTGCTGCGGCCGGCGCTCGAGGAGCACCTGGGCCGGCGCGTGCTGTCGGCCCGCTGGCGCCGGCCCCGGGTCGAGGCCGCGCCCGGCGCACCGGCGGCCGGCGCGACGGGAGCGGCGCTGCGCGCGCTCGCCGACGTCGTCGACGACCCCGCCCGGTGGCTGGGAGCGCACTGA
- a CDS encoding carbohydrate ABC transporter permease encodes MTATALPTRGASAAPVPPRPRGRRRRERPNLLAGLLSLVWLVLVAVPLYYLVSGSLRTRQDYLSTNPLVPPSDPTLENYRTVFEGGFPTYLLNTVVVTLATVAIVVGLTLPGAYAIARNGGRFVQRGFSLLLVGLAIPAQAAIIPVYLMITQMRMYDTLLAVILPTAAFAMPVALLVMVNSLRDIPGELYEAQTLDGAGPFAVLRHLVLPLAKPAITTVSVFTSLTAWNGFLFPLVLTQSEDTRVLTLGLWDFQGQFGTNVPGLLAAVTLSVVPIFVLYLIGRRYLLSGLTAGFGK; translated from the coding sequence GTGACCGCCACCGCGCTCCCGACCCGCGGCGCGTCCGCGGCCCCGGTGCCGCCGCGTCCCCGCGGCCGGCGCCGCCGCGAGCGGCCCAACCTCCTGGCCGGCCTGCTGTCTCTGGTCTGGCTGGTGCTGGTCGCCGTCCCGCTGTACTACCTGGTGTCGGGCAGCCTGCGGACCCGGCAGGACTACCTGTCGACCAACCCGCTCGTCCCGCCGTCGGACCCGACGCTGGAGAACTACCGGACCGTCTTCGAGGGCGGCTTCCCGACGTACCTGCTCAACACCGTCGTCGTGACGCTGGCGACCGTGGCGATCGTCGTCGGGCTGACGCTCCCCGGGGCCTACGCCATCGCCCGCAACGGCGGCCGCTTCGTGCAGCGAGGCTTCTCGCTCCTGCTCGTCGGCCTCGCGATCCCCGCCCAGGCGGCGATCATCCCCGTCTACCTCATGATCACGCAGATGCGGATGTACGACACCCTGCTGGCGGTCATCCTGCCGACGGCGGCCTTCGCGATGCCGGTGGCGCTCCTGGTGATGGTCAACAGCCTGCGCGACATCCCCGGCGAGCTGTACGAGGCGCAGACCCTCGACGGCGCCGGCCCGTTCGCGGTGCTGCGCCACCTCGTGCTGCCGCTGGCCAAGCCGGCGATCACCACGGTGTCGGTGTTCACCTCGCTCACGGCCTGGAACGGCTTCCTCTTCCCCCTGGTGCTCACGCAGTCGGAGGACACCCGCGTGCTCACCCTGGGGCTGTGGGACTTCCAGGGGCAGTTCGGCACCAACGTGCCGGGCCTGCTCGCGGCCGTGACGCTGTCGGTGGTGCCGATCTTCGTGCTGTACCTGATCGGCCGGCGCTACCTGCTCAGCGGCCTGACGGCCGGCTTCGGCAAGTAG
- a CDS encoding carbohydrate ABC transporter permease, translated as MAGTTLVTTAPSPAPTPRGRPRGTRERPSGWYLAPALAFFGFFAVLPMGLVVYLSFTDWNGFGFPQPSGAANWERLVADGEARDALLLTLLFMVVTWAVQTPIALLIGVWAAGRQRNRAVLSSLFFLPLLLSTAAIALLWASVLDPNFGVTQALPFLDRFNFLGDTDIVIYTVVWVVSWQYVPFHTLLYQGAARQIPHSLYEAATIDGAGRYRQFFTITLPLLKYTVITSSVLMIVGSFTTFDTILILTGGGPGTTTRIAPLYMYITGFSGFEFGYASAIAVLLLVLGAGLSLFVTRVTGFRAMQSQQEGL; from the coding sequence ATGGCAGGCACCACCCTCGTCACCACCGCGCCGAGCCCGGCGCCGACGCCCCGGGGCCGGCCCCGGGGGACGCGCGAGCGCCCCTCGGGCTGGTACCTGGCGCCCGCGCTGGCCTTCTTCGGGTTCTTCGCGGTGCTGCCGATGGGTCTGGTCGTCTACCTCAGCTTCACCGACTGGAACGGCTTCGGGTTCCCGCAGCCGTCCGGGGCGGCGAACTGGGAGCGCCTGGTCGCCGACGGCGAGGCGCGCGACGCCCTGCTGCTCACCCTGCTGTTCATGGTGGTCACCTGGGCCGTCCAGACCCCGATCGCGCTGCTGATCGGGGTCTGGGCGGCCGGGCGGCAGCGCAACCGCGCCGTCCTCAGCTCGCTGTTCTTCCTGCCCCTGCTCCTGTCGACGGCGGCGATCGCGCTGCTGTGGGCCTCGGTGCTCGACCCCAACTTCGGGGTGACCCAGGCGCTGCCGTTCCTCGACCGGTTCAACTTCCTCGGCGACACCGACATCGTCATCTACACCGTCGTGTGGGTCGTCTCCTGGCAGTACGTCCCGTTCCACACGCTGCTCTACCAAGGCGCCGCCCGGCAGATCCCGCACAGCCTCTACGAGGCGGCCACCATCGACGGGGCCGGGCGCTACCGCCAGTTCTTCACCATCACGCTGCCGCTGCTGAAGTACACGGTGATCACCTCGAGCGTGCTGATGATCGTGGGCTCGTTCACCACGTTCGACACGATCCTCATCCTCACCGGGGGCGGCCCGGGGACGACGACCCGCATCGCGCCGCTGTACATGTACATCACCGGCTTCAGCGGCTTCGAGTTCGGCTACGCCAGCGCCATCGCGGTCCTGCTGCTGGTCCTCGGCGCCGGGCTGTCCCTGTTCGTCACCCGTGTCACCGGCTTCCGGGCCATGCAGAGCCAGCAGGAGGGCCTGTGA